In the Bradyrhizobium guangzhouense genome, one interval contains:
- a CDS encoding hybrid sensor histidine kinase/response regulator: MSHPGTGDDDEASEKLKTSLWSKLQQRLRALKLGKAGAHRAKAAADLHASEVRFRGVLAASPDAVLMVNNAGVIEFASDRVFDIFGYAPEELVDKPVSILIPERFRGGHLPHLNAYFTHPKTRMMGGGLLLSGRRKDATEFPAEISLSPIAMAGRSAAIAAVRDVSERRALEALQQKAAEALRESEERLRYFIKYAPAAIAILDKELRYLVYSDRWLADYGLGGQDLRGLSHYEVFPEIPERWRQIHRRALEGETLHADEDSFTRHDGRVQWLRWEVRPWFDTLGRIGGVAFLTEDITDRKRMESQLLQAQKMQAIGQLTGGVAHDFNNLLTVILGNAEVLLDELNSHDAHRKLVEPIVAAAERGASLTQLMLAFARRQALEPSTFDLNEVVTRMNSLLRRTIGENVEVDLRLTKSLWTVTADIRQMETAILNVILNARDAMPQGGKLTIETSNVELSDDYAAHRVEVDPGQYVMLALSDTGSGIAPGVIDRIFEPFFTTKPVGKGTGLGLSMVHGFVKQTGGHIQIYSEVGHGTCVKIFLPRAKADATTAVQPARAPATLATGAESILVVEDDPHVRMFAVQQLRRLGYTVTEASDGPSALQQVTRSGAPDLLFTDVVMPGGMTGRQLAERVGQMAPGTKILYTSGYTENAIVHHGRLDPGVHLLQKPYRGDKLARKVREVLDL, translated from the coding sequence TTGAGTCATCCGGGTACCGGAGACGATGACGAGGCTTCCGAAAAACTGAAAACCTCGTTGTGGTCCAAACTACAGCAGCGATTGCGCGCCCTCAAACTTGGCAAGGCTGGCGCGCATCGGGCGAAGGCGGCAGCCGATTTGCACGCGAGCGAAGTGAGATTCAGAGGCGTCCTCGCCGCGAGCCCGGACGCGGTGCTGATGGTCAACAACGCCGGTGTGATCGAGTTCGCGAGCGACCGCGTCTTTGACATTTTCGGGTATGCCCCTGAAGAACTCGTGGACAAGCCCGTCAGCATACTGATTCCGGAGCGATTCCGCGGCGGACATTTGCCGCATTTGAACGCCTATTTTACGCACCCGAAGACCCGGATGATGGGCGGCGGTCTGTTGTTATCGGGACGCCGCAAGGACGCGACGGAATTCCCAGCCGAGATCAGTCTTAGTCCAATTGCAATGGCGGGTCGATCCGCCGCGATCGCCGCGGTGAGGGACGTTTCGGAGCGCAGGGCCCTCGAAGCTCTCCAGCAAAAGGCGGCAGAAGCCTTGCGGGAGAGCGAAGAACGCCTGAGATATTTCATCAAGTACGCCCCCGCTGCGATTGCGATACTCGATAAAGAGCTGCGCTATCTCGTCTACAGCGACCGGTGGCTTGCGGACTATGGCCTTGGCGGCCAGGATCTGCGCGGGCTGTCTCATTATGAGGTGTTTCCGGAAATCCCCGAGCGCTGGCGTCAAATTCATCGCCGTGCACTCGAGGGCGAGACGCTTCATGCCGACGAGGATTCCTTCACGCGACACGACGGACGTGTGCAATGGCTACGTTGGGAGGTGCGACCCTGGTTTGATACTCTTGGTCGCATCGGCGGTGTTGCCTTCTTGACCGAGGACATCACGGATCGCAAGCGGATGGAGTCTCAGCTGCTGCAGGCGCAGAAGATGCAAGCAATCGGCCAGCTGACCGGCGGCGTCGCCCACGACTTCAATAATCTATTGACTGTCATTCTCGGCAATGCAGAGGTCTTGCTCGACGAGCTGAATAGTCACGATGCGCATCGCAAGCTCGTCGAGCCAATCGTTGCGGCCGCCGAACGCGGCGCAAGTCTGACGCAGCTAATGCTTGCCTTCGCCCGCCGCCAGGCGCTGGAGCCGAGCACTTTTGATCTGAATGAGGTCGTGACGCGCATGAACTCGCTGCTACGGCGCACCATTGGCGAGAACGTCGAAGTCGATCTTCGTTTGACGAAGTCGTTATGGACGGTAACCGCCGATATTCGTCAAATGGAGACTGCAATCCTCAACGTCATTCTGAATGCGCGCGATGCTATGCCGCAGGGAGGCAAGCTGACGATCGAGACCAGTAATGTCGAACTGTCGGACGACTATGCCGCGCACAGGGTGGAGGTCGATCCTGGCCAATATGTCATGCTGGCTTTGTCCGATACGGGGAGCGGAATAGCACCAGGAGTCATCGACCGCATTTTCGAACCGTTTTTCACGACCAAGCCGGTCGGCAAGGGGACGGGACTTGGGCTCAGCATGGTGCACGGCTTCGTCAAGCAGACGGGCGGACACATCCAGATTTACAGCGAGGTCGGACACGGCACCTGCGTGAAGATCTTTTTGCCGCGCGCCAAGGCCGATGCGACGACGGCTGTTCAACCAGCCCGTGCTCCTGCGACGCTTGCGACGGGCGCTGAATCGATCCTCGTGGTGGAGGACGATCCTCATGTGCGGATGTTCGCGGTCCAGCAATTGCGCCGCTTGGGTTATACGGTGACCGAGGCCAGCGACGGGCCGTCCGCGCTGCAGCAGGTGACGCGTTCCGGTGCCCCCGATCTCTTGTTCACAGACGTTGTCATGCCTGGCGGCATGACTGGAAGGCAACTCGCCGAGCGGGTGGGGCAGATGGCCCCCGGCACCAAGATACTGTACACGTCGGGCTACACCGAGAACGCGATTGTCCATCATGGCAGGCTCGATCCAGGGGTCCATCTGCTGCAAAAGCCCTACAGGGGCGACAAGCTCGCGCGCAAGGTGCGCGAAGTGCTGGACCTCTGA
- a CDS encoding TatD family hydrolase, whose protein sequence is MLVDSHCHLDFPDFTEDLDGIVSRARAAGIGRMVTISTRVRKLGQLLAIAERYDDVYCSVGTHPHNADEEDGISPDQLIALTLHPKVVALGEAGLDYFYDDGSPEAQARGFRAHIAAARATGLPLVIHTREADEDCVRILEEEAAKGSFRAVLHCYTGGRELALRAVSLGLYIGFTGILTFKKSDALRALAAELPSDRILVETDSPYLAPGKFRGKRNEPAYVIEVAKVLAETRGVSLEEISRQTSENFFRLFSKVKA, encoded by the coding sequence ATGCTGGTCGACAGTCACTGCCATCTGGATTTCCCGGACTTTACGGAGGATCTCGACGGGATAGTGTCGCGTGCCCGCGCGGCCGGGATCGGCCGCATGGTCACGATCTCGACGCGGGTGCGAAAGCTCGGTCAGCTTCTCGCCATCGCCGAGCGTTATGATGACGTCTATTGTTCGGTTGGCACCCATCCGCACAACGCGGATGAGGAAGACGGCATCTCGCCTGACCAGTTGATCGCGCTGACGCTGCACCCCAAGGTGGTTGCGCTGGGCGAAGCTGGGCTCGACTATTTCTACGACGACGGCTCGCCGGAGGCGCAGGCGAGGGGCTTTCGTGCCCATATCGCAGCCGCGCGGGCCACCGGCCTGCCGCTGGTGATCCACACCCGCGAGGCGGACGAAGACTGCGTGCGCATCCTGGAGGAGGAAGCGGCAAAGGGATCGTTTCGCGCCGTGCTGCATTGTTACACCGGCGGGCGCGAGCTGGCGCTGAGGGCGGTGTCGCTCGGGCTTTATATCGGCTTTACGGGTATCCTGACGTTTAAGAAGTCGGACGCTCTGCGCGCGCTCGCCGCCGAGCTGCCGTCCGACCGCATTCTGGTTGAAACAGACTCGCCCTACCTTGCTCCGGGCAAGTTCCGGGGCAAGCGCAATGAGCCGGCCTATGTGATCGAGGTCGCCAAGGTGCTCGCTGAAACGCGCGGCGTGTCTCTCGAGGAGATTTCGCGCCAGACCAGCGAAAACTTCTTCCGCCTGTTCTCCAAGGTGAAAGCTTGA
- a CDS encoding MBL fold metallo-hydrolase codes for MTLTLTILGCGSSAGVPRPALGWGACDPTNSKNRRRRCSLLVEKTSHRGTTRIVIDTSPDLREQLISTDVDHIDAVFLTHEHADQTHGMDDLRPVVMHMRKRIPVYFNQSTAKDIMARFSYCFIAPEGSDYPPILVRHSIEAGGSQVISGKGGDVTMSAFLVQHGNIPALGYRIGNAAYTPDLNDIPRESFGALENLDLWIVDGLRYTQHVSHFSISDALSWIERFKPKRAVITNMTADVDYEAIRQKLPAGVVPAYDGLRLETH; via the coding sequence ATGACGCTGACACTGACGATCCTGGGCTGCGGCTCCTCCGCCGGTGTGCCGCGTCCCGCTCTCGGTTGGGGCGCATGTGATCCCACCAATTCAAAGAACCGCCGCCGCCGCTGCTCGCTGCTGGTCGAAAAGACATCCCACCGCGGCACCACGCGCATCGTGATCGATACTTCGCCGGACCTGCGAGAGCAGTTGATCTCGACCGATGTCGACCACATCGACGCGGTGTTCCTGACGCATGAACATGCCGATCAGACCCACGGCATGGACGATCTGCGTCCGGTCGTGATGCACATGCGCAAGCGCATTCCCGTTTATTTCAACCAGTCGACCGCGAAAGACATCATGGCGCGGTTCTCCTATTGCTTCATCGCGCCGGAGGGCAGCGACTACCCGCCGATCCTCGTCAGGCATTCGATCGAGGCCGGCGGCAGCCAGGTCATCAGCGGCAAGGGCGGCGACGTGACCATGAGTGCCTTCCTGGTCCAGCACGGCAATATTCCTGCGCTTGGCTATCGCATCGGCAATGCAGCCTACACGCCTGATCTCAACGATATTCCGCGCGAGAGTTTTGGCGCGTTGGAGAACCTCGACCTCTGGATCGTCGACGGCCTGCGCTACACCCAGCATGTCAGCCATTTCAGCATCAGCGATGCCTTGTCGTGGATCGAGCGCTTCAAGCCGAAGCGCGCCGTCATCACCAACATGACGGCGGACGTCGATTATGAGGCGATCCGGCAGAAACTACCCGCAGGCGTGGTGCCGGCCTATGACGGTTTGAGGCTGGAGACGCATTAA